One window of the Pseudomonas sp. S04 genome contains the following:
- the rsmD gene encoding 16S rRNA (guanine(966)-N(2))-methyltransferase RsmD encodes MATRPKKPVHNVHNGVNQLRIIGGEWRSRRLSFPDAPGLRPTPDRVRETLFNWLAPYVAGAKVLDPFAGSGALFLEALSRGAAMGQALDASSLAVSSLKEHLGTLRCTVGQVQTADALRYLETQPASAYDLVFLDPPFNQNLLPAVCSLLEERQWLADDAWIYTESENAPSTLGLPGAWRLHREQKSGRVYYALWHRLVEQSA; translated from the coding sequence ATGGCCACTCGCCCTAAAAAACCCGTGCACAACGTCCACAACGGTGTGAACCAACTACGCATCATCGGTGGTGAATGGCGCAGCCGCCGCCTGAGCTTCCCCGACGCCCCGGGCTTGCGCCCGACGCCGGACCGCGTGCGTGAGACCCTGTTCAACTGGCTCGCGCCCTATGTCGCCGGGGCCAAGGTACTCGACCCGTTCGCCGGCAGCGGCGCGCTGTTCCTAGAGGCGCTGTCCCGTGGCGCCGCCATGGGCCAGGCGCTGGATGCCAGCAGCCTCGCGGTGTCGAGCCTGAAGGAACACCTGGGCACCCTGCGCTGCACCGTCGGCCAGGTGCAGACCGCCGATGCCCTGCGCTACCTGGAAACCCAGCCAGCGAGCGCCTACGACCTGGTCTTCCTTGACCCGCCGTTCAACCAGAACCTGCTGCCTGCGGTGTGCTCGCTGCTGGAAGAACGCCAGTGGCTGGCCGACGACGCCTGGATCTACACCGAAAGCGAGAACGCACCATCGACCCTCGGCCTGCCGGGAGCTTGGCGCCTGCACCGGGAGCAGAAGTCCGGACGGGTGTACTACGCGTTGTGGCATCGCCTCGTGGAACAATCCGCTTGA
- a CDS encoding M16 family metallopeptidase gives MSEINKSRVALVALAVVALAASAVFYVIRPGEINASEALDKAKSSQKLQSLTELDGKAPSRRTLDVQTWNTAEGAKVLFVAAPELPMFDLRLIFAAGSSQDGARPGLAMLTNAMLNEGVAGQDVSQIAQGFEGLGADFGNGAYKDMAIASLRSLSAVDKREPALKLFAEVVGKPTFPADSLARIKNQMLAGFEYQKQNSAKVASLELMRRLYGQHPYAHASDGNALSIPDITLAQLKAFHAKAYTAGNVVIALVGDLSRSDAEAIAAQVSAALPKGPALAKIAQPEEPKPGTSRVEFPAKQTNLMLAQLGIDRDDPDYAAVSMGNQILGGGGFGTRLMSEVREKRGLTYGVYSGFSPMQARGPFLINLQTRAEMSEGTLKLVQDVMADYLKTGPTQKELDDAKRELAGSFPLSTASNADIVGQLGAMGFYNLPLSYLEDFMQQSQNLTVEQVTAAMNKHLSMDKMVIVTVGPTVPQKPLPAPTDKPSEQPLGVPEH, from the coding sequence ATGAGTGAGATCAACAAGTCACGGGTGGCCCTGGTCGCCCTGGCCGTCGTCGCGCTTGCCGCTTCGGCGGTGTTCTACGTGATCCGCCCAGGCGAGATCAACGCCAGCGAAGCCCTCGACAAGGCCAAATCGAGCCAGAAGCTGCAATCGCTGACCGAGCTCGACGGCAAGGCGCCGAGCCGACGCACCCTCGACGTGCAGACCTGGAACACCGCCGAAGGGGCCAAGGTGCTGTTCGTCGCCGCGCCTGAGTTGCCGATGTTCGACCTGCGCCTGATTTTCGCCGCCGGCAGCAGCCAGGATGGCGCCAGACCGGGCCTGGCGATGCTGACCAACGCCATGCTCAACGAAGGCGTGGCCGGCCAGGACGTCAGCCAGATCGCCCAGGGCTTCGAAGGATTGGGGGCCGACTTCGGCAATGGCGCCTACAAGGACATGGCCATTGCCTCGCTGCGCAGCCTGAGTGCCGTGGACAAACGCGAGCCGGCCCTCAAGCTGTTCGCCGAAGTGGTGGGCAAACCGACCTTCCCGGCCGACTCCCTGGCCCGAATCAAGAACCAGATGCTCGCCGGCTTTGAATACCAGAAGCAGAACTCGGCCAAGGTGGCCAGCCTGGAGCTGATGCGTCGCCTGTATGGCCAACACCCCTACGCCCACGCCAGCGACGGTAACGCGCTGAGCATCCCGGACATCACCCTGGCGCAACTCAAGGCCTTCCACGCCAAGGCCTACACGGCGGGCAACGTGGTGATCGCACTGGTCGGCGACCTGTCGCGCAGTGACGCCGAGGCGATTGCCGCCCAGGTGTCCGCCGCCCTGCCCAAGGGCCCGGCGCTGGCGAAAATCGCCCAGCCTGAGGAACCCAAGCCTGGCACCAGCCGCGTCGAGTTCCCGGCCAAGCAGACCAACCTGATGCTCGCGCAATTGGGCATCGACCGTGACGATCCGGACTACGCCGCCGTCTCCATGGGCAACCAGATTCTTGGTGGCGGCGGTTTCGGTACCCGGTTGATGAGCGAAGTGCGGGAGAAACGTGGCCTGACCTATGGTGTGTACTCGGGCTTTTCGCCGATGCAGGCCCGCGGCCCGTTCCTGATCAACCTGCAAACCCGTGCCGAAATGAGCGAAGGCACGCTCAAGCTGGTGCAGGACGTCATGGCCGACTACCTTAAAACCGGGCCGACCCAGAAAGAACTCGACGACGCCAAGCGCGAACTGGCGGGCAGCTTCCCGTTGTCGACGGCGAGCAATGCCGACATCGTCGGCCAACTGGGCGCCATGGGTTTCTACAACTTGCCGCTGAGCTACCTCGAAGACTTCATGCAGCAGTCGCAGAACCTGACTGTCGAGCAAGTTACCGCGGCCATGAACAAACACTTGAGCATGGATAAAATGGTGATCGTTACCGTCGGTCCTACCGTGCCGCAAAAGCCGTTACCGGCCCCTACTGACAAACCTTCCGAGCAGCCGCTCGGGGTTCCGGAGCATTAA
- the ftsY gene encoding signal recognition particle-docking protein FtsY, whose protein sequence is MFGSNDDKKNPAAAGEKKSLFGWLRKKPQEPVVEQPQPLPEVAPEPVIEAAPVVETVAPVVLPLAEPVLQPVVELASAPAPTPEPVPEPVHTPWLTLPVPEEPVALVADEQAPHITPPIPAPTVVQQAVELLVVDTKPLVEPLVIDEPDLPQPVIAAFVAPEPVPQPTLEPVPVPAPVAAPVVVAPAPVAPIVPEPVAAEPARSEETKTGFFARLKQGLSKTSASIGEGMASLFLGKKIIDDELLEDIETRLLTADVGVEATSVIIQRLTQKVARKELADADALYKSLQAELAAMLKPVEQPLKITSQNKPFVILVVGVNGAGKTTTIGKLAKKLQLEGKKVMLAAGDTFRAAAVEQLQVWGERNNIAVIAQHTGADSASVIFDAVQAAKARNIDVLIADTAGRLHTKDNLMEELKKVRRVIGKLDAEAPHEVLLVLDAGTGQNAINQAKQFNQTVALTGLALTKLDGTAKGGVIFALAKQFGLPIRYIGVGEGIDDLRTFEAEPFVQALFAERERS, encoded by the coding sequence ATGTTTGGTTCCAACGACGACAAGAAGAACCCAGCTGCGGCTGGCGAGAAAAAAAGCCTGTTCGGGTGGCTGCGCAAAAAACCGCAGGAACCCGTCGTCGAACAGCCACAGCCACTGCCTGAGGTGGCGCCAGAGCCGGTAATAGAAGCCGCTCCGGTGGTCGAAACCGTAGCCCCTGTCGTATTGCCATTGGCCGAGCCGGTGTTGCAGCCGGTGGTCGAGCTCGCGTCTGCGCCAGCCCCTACACCAGAACCTGTTCCTGAGCCGGTGCACACGCCGTGGCTGACCCTGCCGGTCCCTGAAGAGCCGGTGGCCTTGGTTGCAGACGAACAGGCGCCGCACATTACCCCGCCGATTCCCGCGCCTACCGTGGTTCAGCAAGCAGTTGAACTGTTGGTGGTCGACACCAAGCCGTTGGTCGAGCCGCTGGTCATTGACGAGCCGGACCTGCCGCAACCGGTCATTGCCGCGTTCGTCGCGCCAGAGCCAGTGCCGCAGCCGACTCTAGAGCCGGTCCCGGTCCCGGCACCGGTGGCCGCTCCCGTTGTGGTCGCGCCCGCTCCCGTTGCCCCGATTGTTCCAGAGCCGGTGGCCGCAGAGCCTGCGCGCAGCGAAGAAACCAAGACCGGCTTTTTCGCCCGCCTCAAGCAAGGCCTGTCGAAAACCAGCGCCAGCATCGGCGAGGGCATGGCCAGCCTGTTCCTGGGCAAGAAGATCATTGATGACGAACTGCTCGAAGACATCGAAACCCGCCTGCTGACTGCCGATGTTGGCGTCGAGGCCACGTCGGTGATCATCCAGCGCCTGACCCAGAAGGTGGCGCGCAAGGAATTGGCTGACGCCGATGCCCTGTACAAATCCCTGCAGGCGGAACTGGCGGCGATGCTCAAGCCTGTCGAGCAACCGCTGAAAATCACCTCGCAGAACAAGCCATTCGTGATCCTGGTGGTGGGCGTTAACGGCGCCGGCAAGACCACCACCATCGGCAAGCTGGCCAAGAAGCTGCAACTCGAAGGCAAGAAAGTCATGCTGGCGGCGGGTGACACCTTCCGCGCGGCCGCAGTCGAGCAGTTGCAGGTCTGGGGCGAGCGCAACAACATTGCGGTGATCGCCCAGCACACCGGTGCCGACTCTGCGTCGGTGATCTTCGATGCGGTGCAGGCAGCCAAGGCGCGCAATATCGATGTGTTGATTGCCGATACCGCTGGTCGCCTGCACACCAAAGACAACCTGATGGAAGAGTTGAAGAAGGTTCGCCGGGTCATCGGCAAGCTCGACGCCGAGGCCCCGCACGAGGTGCTGCTGGTACTCGACGCCGGCACCGGGCAGAACGCCATCAACCAGGCCAAGCAATTCAACCAGACGGTCGCCCTGACCGGCCTGGCCCTGACCAAGCTCGATGGTACGGCCAAGGGCGGGGTGATCTTCGCCCTGGCCAAGCAGTTTGGTTTGCCAATTCGCTACATCGGTGTCGGTGAAGGCATCGATGACTTGCGTACCTTTGAAGCAGAACCCTTTGTCCAGGCACTGTTTGCCGAGCGGGAGCGTTCATGA
- a CDS encoding M16 family metallopeptidase → MNALARRAAGLLLSTVCLPLAALAADPQPTHEFTLDNGLKVIVREDHRAPVVVSQVWYKVGSSYETPGQTGLSHALEHMMFKGSEKVGPGEASLILRDLGAEENAFTSDDFTAYYQVLARDRLAVAFELEADRMATLRLPADEFSREIEVIKEERRLRTDDKPMSKAYERFKAMAYPASGYHTPTIGWMADLDRMKVEELRHWYESWYAPNNATLVVVGDVTPEEVKTLAQRYFGPIAKRAVPPAKIPLELSEPGERQITLHVQTQLPALMLAFNVPSIATTQDKRSVNALRLISALLDGGYSGRIPTQLERGEELVSGGSSSYDAYTRGDSLFTLSATPNTQKQKTMAQAQAGLWKLLEQLKTTAPSAEELERVRAQVIAGLVYERDSITSQATAIGQLETVGLSWKLMDTELAELESVTPQDIQNAARTYFTRERLSVAHVLPLPQENAHE, encoded by the coding sequence ATGAATGCTCTAGCCCGCCGCGCTGCTGGCCTGCTGCTCAGCACAGTTTGTCTGCCCCTCGCAGCCCTGGCTGCCGACCCTCAACCGACCCACGAATTCACCCTCGACAATGGCCTGAAGGTCATCGTGCGTGAAGATCACCGTGCGCCCGTAGTGGTTTCCCAGGTCTGGTACAAGGTTGGCTCCAGCTACGAAACCCCAGGCCAGACCGGTTTGTCCCACGCCCTGGAGCACATGATGTTCAAGGGCAGCGAGAAAGTCGGCCCTGGCGAAGCGTCGCTGATCCTGCGCGACCTTGGCGCCGAGGAGAACGCTTTCACCAGCGACGACTTCACCGCCTACTACCAGGTGCTGGCCCGTGACCGCCTGGCCGTGGCCTTCGAACTTGAAGCCGACCGCATGGCCACCCTGCGCCTGCCGGCCGACGAGTTCAGCCGCGAGATCGAGGTAATCAAGGAAGAGCGCCGCCTGCGCACCGACGACAAACCAATGTCCAAGGCCTATGAGCGCTTCAAGGCCATGGCCTACCCGGCCAGCGGCTACCACACGCCGACCATCGGCTGGATGGCCGATCTCGATCGCATGAAGGTCGAGGAACTGCGCCACTGGTACGAATCCTGGTACGCACCGAACAACGCGACCCTGGTAGTGGTCGGCGACGTGACCCCGGAAGAAGTCAAAACCCTGGCCCAACGCTACTTCGGTCCAATCGCCAAGCGCGCCGTGCCACCGGCGAAAATCCCCCTGGAGCTGTCCGAGCCCGGCGAGCGGCAGATCACCCTGCACGTGCAGACCCAACTGCCGGCCCTGATGCTGGCCTTTAACGTTCCGAGCATTGCCACCACCCAGGACAAACGCTCGGTCAACGCCTTGCGCCTGATTTCCGCCTTGCTCGATGGCGGCTACAGTGGGCGCATCCCGACCCAGCTGGAGCGCGGTGAAGAGCTGGTCTCCGGCGGTTCGTCGAGTTACGACGCCTACACCCGTGGCGACAGCCTGTTCACCCTGTCGGCAACCCCCAACACCCAGAAGCAGAAAACCATGGCCCAGGCGCAAGCCGGCCTGTGGAAACTGCTTGAACAGCTTAAAACCACCGCACCTTCCGCCGAAGAACTGGAACGTGTGCGAGCGCAAGTGATTGCCGGCCTGGTCTACGAGCGTGACTCGATCACCAGCCAGGCCACCGCCATCGGCCAGCTGGAAACCGTCGGCCTGTCCTGGAAACTGATGGACACCGAACTGGCCGAGCTGGAAAGCGTGACCCCGCAAGACATCCAGAACGCTGCCCGCACCTATTTCACCCGCGAACGTCTGAGCGTTGCGCATGTACTGCCACTGCCCCAGGAGAACGCGCATGAGTGA